The window GATATCAACGTGCCCGGCGGCTCGGGCCTGGATCTTTTGCGCTACCTGCGAAGGGAGTTGAAGAGGAATACCCCCGTTTTGGTCCTTTCCGGCCTTAAGCAGGAGCGGAGCGTGGCCGAGGCCCAGGCCCTGGGGGTCCAGGAGTACCTCACCAAGCCCTTCAGCCCCGGGGAGCTTCTGAAGCGCTTGGAGCGCTATGTGGCGGCGCGGTGAGCGGCTTTATGCCCTCCTGGTGGTTCTGGTGGTGCTTCTGGAGGCCCTGGCCCTTGGGGGCCTGGTG of the Thermus antranikianii DSM 12462 genome contains:
- a CDS encoding response regulator transcription factor, which produces MRPVLVVEDDVTVARLLQVALTRAGYEVFIAGDYASAREALGKDWAAVVLDINVPGGSGLDLLRYLRRELKRNTPVLVLSGLKQERSVAEAQALGVQEYLTKPFSPGELLKRLERYVAAR